The window CTGGATGTACTTCTCAACAGTCTCGCTCGAAACGTGGCCTGCTGTGCCTGCGTAGTAGCCGCGTGCCCACTTAATTTTCTCGCCGTCGTGGTCGGCGTAGCGGTGATTGTACTTCCGCGAACTGATGCCTTTGAACCAGTTGGCGAGAAGCGACGGAGCGTGCTTCGGTGGACTACTGACGAACAGGTGGATGTGGTCGGGTTGAACGGTGAGATTGATAATCTCCAACCCTTTCTCGTCGGCTATTTCGTGGAGGATGTCTCGTACACGGGTTGCAACGTCACTGACGAGTACCGATTGGCGGTACTTCGGTATCCACACTATGTGGTAGTTGAGGTTGTACGTTGCGTGCCGTGTGGTCTTCATTCGTGCTACACACTATGTCTCTACGGTGTGTTAAGACTATTGTACACGGTGGGAAATCTAGCCGTGCCATCATCGGTGGAGATGTACGCTATTGTCCGCTTGACCCGCGCCTAAAGACACGGGTATGCGCTCGCATCATGTATCAGACGATGCCGAACTCGCGGTGATATACGGTCGACGACGGCTCGGTAAGACAGCCCTCGTCAAGCAGTCCCTCAATCAGTACGATGACGCGGTCGTTTATCAGGCGAAGCAAAAAACGAGTGCTCTCCAACTCCAGCAGTTCGTCGACGCGGCCGCAGACTCGTATCCGGGCGTGACTCGGATACGGGAAGACTGGGAAGAGATTCTCGGATATCTCGCTGAGCAGGACGCGATCATCGTTCTCGACGAGTTCCCGTACCTCGTCGAACAGGATGGGAGTCTTCCCTCCGTGTTACAGGCGATGTTCGACCACGAGCTTGAGGAGTCGGCTGCGACGTTCGTGCTTGTGGGGTCGTCGATCAGCATGATGGAAGAAGCGGCGCTCCTCGGTAACAGTCCCCTGTACGGCCGATCCTCGCTCAAACTCGACATCAGACAACTCCCCTTCGAGGCCGCAATGGAGTTCTTCGACGGCGCATACACGCCCGACGAGCAAGTCCTCACGTGGGGCGTCTTTGGCGGCGTTCCGTACTACCTCGAAGAAGTCTCACCGGAGGCGACGCTTGGAGAGAACATCCAGCAGACGATACTCTCCCGCCACGGGACTCTCCACAACGAACCGGATTACGTGCTCCGGATGGAACTGACAGAACCGACACGGTATTTCTCTATCATAGAGGCCATCGCCAGCGGAAGCACCAGCCGGAACGAGATCGCAGGGACGACGGGCATCGACTACAATCAGCTCTCGAAGTACCTGAATCGACTCTCCCGACTCAGGCTCGTCGATCAGCACGTCCCGGTTACCGAGCAGAAAGAACGGAGCAAACGCAGCAGGTATCGGATTCGGGACCCGTTCTTCCGCTTCTGGTTCCACTTCGTCTACGGGACCGGCGAACAGTACGACGAACTCGGAGCAGATGGGTACGATGTGCTGATCCAACCAGAGTTGGCTGACTTCGTGAGCCACTCGTTCGAGGAACTCTGCTGTTCGGCACTCCGGTCACTGTATCCGGAGTACACCATCACACAGACTGGGCAATGGTGGTACGGTGAACACGAGGTCGATGTCGTGGGACTCACTGCGGGAGACACCCTGATCGTTGGTGAGTGTAAATTCCAGCAGGCGCCACTGGGGTATGACGCACTCTCTAAGCTAGAGCGGCACGTCGAGGAACTGCGTTGGACACCTGATGACGGGGGCAGTCGAGTCGAAACGTACGCCCTGTTCTCACGGAGTGGATTCAAACAGTCCGTCGTGGAAGCAGCTTCGGAGCGGGAACGTCTTCGGCTCTTTACAGTCGACGACGTGGTTACTGCATTAGGTATATAACGAGTACAAACACGTATTCCCGGCACGTCCTCGAGGAGAAGGGCGTTCAAGGTAGACTGTCCAGTACTCGATCGTCTCACAAACGTCGGGTCAGGACCGCCTGCAAGAACTAGTTTCAGTTTCGCTCAGGGTCTGGCTCACGGCTTTTAGCAGGTCATCCTATTTGATAGTACGATGGCGACGAGGACTCCAACGAGAATCGAGCGACACCGCTACCGCTGTCCGCACGGCCACGCGAACTGGGAGCCGCGAGACGGCGGCTTCTACTGCGTCACCTGTCTCACGCGCTGGGGGCGTGACCCGTACTTCCGAGAACTGGAAGACGACCAGACTGGAGAGACGGTCAACCCGGAGGCGCTCGATGGGATCGAGTGAGTTCGTCTGGTTGCCACCACTGGACGAGCCGATCGAGTGTGGCTGTGGGCAGGTATTCTACGACACGAAACAGTGGCGTGACCATCGACGGCGTCACTACGACTGGAGTGACGAGGACCCTCCGGAGAGTCCGTCAATACGGGTTCGACGATACCGGGAACACGGCTTCTGGTGACGGCCACCAGTTGTTCTAACATGTAACGCAGGCCTACTGGAGAGATCGAAGCGCCTCTCCAGCCCTCCGTGGTTCCGACGACCGCTGTTTTTCTTCCCCTCAGGGGTGCGGGGGAACCCCCGTGAAATCATGTCGACGACGACACCACACCAACGACGACCGATAGATGCAGTCCGGGCCACCGGACTTAATCCGACCGACCCACGCACCGACCGAGCACTGACCGAACGGATGAGCATCCGTGTTTGCGGCCGATTCGCTCACGAAGTGTACTCAGAGAGTGGAAACAACTACTTCGTGCACCTCGGTGCCGAGGCGTGCACGTGTCCAGACTGGCGGAAACACCACCCGGAGGGCGGGTGTAAACACCTGCGACGGGTGCGACTCGAACAAGCGCGGCACGAACTGGAGGCTGTCGATGAGTGAGCCCTCGGAAGACGCTGACGCCGCAACGCGCTCGGACGAGATCGTGATTCAGCGGCAGGCGAGGTTCGGACAGACAGGTGAACTGGTGGTTTCAGATAACCCCGTCGAGACCTCACTCGTGGACTTCGGGGCTGCAGTCGATCATCGAGAGCGAACGTCATGCCTCGATCGAACCGAAGCAGACACCTTCGGTCGCGACGACCGGCCAGCGGTGCGCCGACAACGCGAGGCCGAACAGTTCCCGCTGTTCGCAGACGTGGAGGCAGATCAGCAGACGCTCAGTGGAGAGGCTGCGGCGTTCAGAAGCCTGTTCGAGTAGGAGAATTTGTCAGCCGTCTCTGTGGTAACTCAGACGGCCCGAAAAAATATTATGTAGCTCCACTCTGAGTCTCAGAGAACGGTGTCGAGAAACCGAGACATACGGCAGGAATTCGAACGGTTCGCCCAGCGATATTCAACGCTGGAAACGGTCCCGGAGACGCCACGAACACTGCTGGACGTGATCGAACACTCGCTGGGAACCCAAGAGAAGGCTGAGGTGTATGCAACCCGCTTGCTACGCTATTTTCTCGATCCTAGTGAGTCCCACGGGCTTGACGACATCCTCCTTCGGCAGTTCATCGAGCTGTTTCCCGAGGAGTCTGCATTCCAAGAAGATCGAACCGACCTGTCCGATGTAACGGTCGAGACGGAAGTCAAAGTAAACGGGGCAGCCAAACTCGGAGGAACAAGAGAATCCGACCGAACAGGATACGTAGACCTCGTCGTCTCGCTCCCTGCGGAATGGTTCCTCATGGTCGAGGTCAAGTTCTACGCTGGAGAGAACAATCTGACTGGTGATAGGAGGCCACAGACAGAGTTCTACCAGGCGGCGACACACGTCGACGGCGTCGACAAGGACAACTACGAATCGGGGGAGTATTACCTCTATCTTCATCCGAACGACACGGCGCAGGCAACCGCAGATGGCTTCGAGAGCATGGCATGGAGTACGGTCACCAGCGAAATCATCGCCCCGGTTTTAGCAGATCATTCTCCACGGTTGCCCCAACGGACAGTCAACCAGCTTCACGAATTCACAGACGATATTGAGGACCTCACAGGCATGAGCGAGGAATCCGCAAACAGACAGGAGAAGATAGAACTGTATATCGACCACTACGACGCGATTAGCGACGTCCAGTCAACCTTCGAGGGCAGGTGGGAAGAGTTCACCAACGAGTGGGGAGATCTGTTGGCAGAAACCTGCTCGGATTCTATCCGTAATGAGTGGATATTCCGAGACGGCACTGACGACTGGGCCTTCCTGTTCAAGCACGACTGGTGGCGTGACGCGGAGACTCTCGAACCACTCGGGAGAACAGAGACAAATAACAACACTCTGCGTGTGGGCTTTCTCCATCGGTTAGAACATAACCGTGATCTGGCCGTCGGTGATCGTGAGTTGAAGTTCTACTTCCGAAACACGCCGCCGAATCGACATACGACGAGTGGAGATACGAACTTCAGAGACGAATTCGTGGCAAACTTCGAGGCACGCACTGACAGTATTGGTGACGAACTCCCCGAGGCAGCTTACCTGACGGGTAACATGCACAACGTCATCGAAGCAACCTACGATATCCCGGTTGCTGAGTACGACGATTACTTCGAGGCGTACCTCAGCGCGCTCAATACTGCATTCAACGAACACGTCATCGAGAACCCACAACTGGTCGCAGAACTCGAAGATGCCTACTCGGAGACGCTCGAGAACTTTCGGTGATGGCTCACAACGGCGGACTACGCCGCACTACCTAACCTGCGGGAGAGTCATTCGGCCACGTTGGAACTCGTAGGTCTCCATCGGGACGATAGTTGAGGTTCTCCGGGATTCTCTCGAGCAACGGGGTACTCAGTGTCTATTCGGCTATATCGAGGAGGTAACTCACCGTGTCAACAGCCACCGCTCTGGCTCTATCGAACGCTGAAAAGGACGCTCGGAGGGTTGACACACCCTCAGGACTGGCGACATACTCCACGACCGCTGTTTATCGAACCCCTCACGGGTGCGGGGTATCCCGCACGACCATGTACGACGAGAACCCGACTCACCGACCACCACTGACTGGCTACCGCGGCCGGTACGCACAGCGTCACGCAATCGTCGAACGACTCCCCGACCGCACGCGACTCTCCCCAGCACGGAGTCGTACCCTCCAGACTCACTCGCGAGCGTTCGAGTGGGGGTACGCCGGTTCGGGCCCCTCACAGCTCGCCCTGGCGATCCTCCTCGATTACACTCGTGATGAACGACTTGCACTCGATCACTACCGGGCGTTCACCCGCGACGTGATTACAAATCTCGAGGGCTCGTGGGAACTCTCTACTGACGACATCGATCGCGAACTCACCACACTCGGGACGCGTGCGTCGGACCAGCAAGCCAGCCCTGTCGAGGAACGACTCGACGGCTGAGCTCTTAGGCACCTCCCGACGACGAGGCTATACAGTCCTCTCTATGACAGACGGAATCGTCGCGTCGTTCCTCGCATGTCGTCCAGATGAAGTCGACGAGCGAACACCGAATCAGCTACTGCCGGTGGACAGTCGCAGTGATGTCCGATTCGGGGCGGAGTTGGAGTGACGGCGTGAATTTGAGAGGTTCATCGACCGTGACGTCCAACTCGACCTCGCCGAGGATCGTCGCCACCACGAGTGTCAGTTCCTGCCGGGCGAAGTGGATCCCGATGCAGTTCCGTGGGCCCCCACTGAACGGGAAGTAGGCGTACTCCGGACGGACGGCTGGATCCTCCCACCGGGTCGGATCGAACGCCGTCGGCTCTGACCAGAATCGATCATCACGGTGGACCGGCCACTGTGGACACAAGAACTGTGCCCCCGCAGAGAGGTCGTAGCCGTCGAGCGTCACCGGCTCCGTTGCTTGCCGCGTGATGCCGAGTGTGGGCGGATACAGCCGGAGTGTCTCTGAGACGGCGTTCTGGGTCTGTTCGAGCGTAATATACGACTCGCCGGTCGGTCGATCACCATCGACGACGGCGACATATTCCTCCTGGAGTGCGTTCTGTACGTCGGGATGCTCGTCAAGCAGCCGCCAGACGTGGGTGAGTGCAACTGACGGGGAATCGTGTCCCGCGAGCAACATCGCCACCACGTTGTGACGGACTTCCTCGGAACTGAGATCACCCGCATCGCGTGCGTCGAGCAGGACCGAACAGAGATCATCACCGCGTTCTCTGTCTTTCCGATCAGCGATGAGGTCGTCGACGTACGCGTCGAGGTCGCTCACGGCCCGCTCGAATCGCCGGTCGGTCGGCGTCGGGATCCAGTCCGGGAGCAATTGCCCAGGCCTGCGGAAGTTCGCCCGGTCGACGAGGGCATCCGCAGCGTTCATGACGACATCCTCCTGACCGCGGATATCGACATCGAGCAGCGTGTCGGCGAGTATGCGGACTGTCAGGAGTCGCATCTCTCTGTAGAGATCGATGCGCTCGCCGTCGTCCCACTGCTCGATGTACGTCGCTGCCGTGTCCACAATCCGGTCGGCGTAGCGATCCATCGCACCGCGGGAGAACGCCGGGCGCAACGTACTGCGCAGTCGTTCCCAGCGGTCGCCAGTCGTGGTGGTCACCGCGTGATCCTCGATGCCGCGGAACGTCTCGCGCTGTGCCGGACTGATCGTGAACCGCTCGTGCTCAGCGACGAGGATCTGCTCGATCAACTCGGGGCCCGTGACGAGATACATCGTCTGCCCTGGAATCTCGAGTCGAACGATATCGCCGAGTGACGACCACCTCTTGATCGCATCGATGGGATTCCGGGCGAATGCCAGTCCGTTGCCGAGTATCGGGATTCCGTCCGGGGACGGCGGGACGGCGGTCGTGTCGCCGGCGGATGGAGACCTGGTCATAGGTGGTCGATCGAACGCCAATAGTGGTGCTACGACAGCAAAACACATAATCGCTTGCCGAAGAGCCAGCTTCGGGCCAGACACCTACCGGACGGTAGAGCACCGAGCGAATGCCTCTCTGTGTGATCGTGCGGTCACACTGACGCCTTCACAGCCGATCTACCCGTCAACGATTCGGAGAGGCGCTCAAACACACCGTCCGGTGGCGATGACTCAGTGACCCTCCTCGGGGTCACCTCCGTGTGACGTAGTGCTTTTTTATTGCGCCTTACGGGTGCGGCGCATTCGCGTCGTGTGATCGAATGACAGAAAAGACACCACCGAACCAGCACCGACTGACGATCCAACTCGACATCGCCGACTTGCCCGCAGGAGAGACACCCGAACAGTACGTTGACGGCCTCACGTCAGAACTTCGCGAGGCACTCCAGGACGCTGGCAGAACCGTGCCCCGTGCCTCCGGGTGGGTCGGCCCTTTCTACGCCAGCCTCCCTGCTGACTGCCCGGACTGTGGAACTCTCCTCGAGATCGACCGACCACACCTCGACGAACAGAACGGCGCACTTGCACACGCCACCTGTCCCGACGACGATTGTGGCTGGTCGGGCGACGCAGAGTACTGCCTGATCGACCTCTCCGAGTTCGACGACAAGGGACGGGCTCACTCACTCGTGCGTGCCGGTCGACTGACCCCGACTTTCGAGGAGTACTGATGGCCCGCACACCACAGACAGACGGAGACCAGATCGAACTCGCTGCCGAACGACTCGCCGGGCGGACGTTGTGTGTTCGCCACCTCTGGGTGCCCGTACAACTCCGGACACACCGGGGTAGAATACAGGTCGCGATCATCCTCGCACTCCTCGCTGACGAGGACTGCCGAACACTGGTCGTAACCGATCACGGCTCGTGGCTCACCGACTTCCTTCGCCCACTCGGCTTCCGCGTCGTCGCAGGTCCCGACGACCGCGGCGTCCTCGTTCACGAACGACGACTCGACGATCCTGGAGACCACAGACCGGACGATCTGATGTCGAACTGATGACCACAGGCGACAGGCTCAAGCACGCTACCGGTGACAGAGCGCCAATGCGGCCGAACGCACTCCCCGTCTCACTCAGACAGTACGATCAGTGGGTCTGCTGGACGACACAGGAGCGAAGCGGGAAGGCGACGAAAGTCCCCCTCGACCCGACGAGCGTCTCCGGTGGGTATGCCTCCACGGCCGATCCAGCGACGTGGGGGAGCTTCGATTCGGCACTCCAGCGTGCGACCGCTCCGGACGTCGACGGCATCGGCTTCGTGTTCACCAGCGACGACCCCTTCGTCGGTGTTGATCTCGACGACTGCAGAGACGAGGACGGCCTCTCGGACGACGCAGTGGAGATCGTCACCAGACTGCACTCTTACACGGAGGTCTCTCCTTCGGGGAGTGGCCTGCACGTCCTCGTTCGGGGATCACTTCCAGAGGGACCGCGACGGAAGGGAGGCGTCGAAGCGTACGACGAGGCACGCTACTTCACGATGACTGGTGAGCGACTCGCTGGAACGCCCACAGAGGTCAACGCACGCTCTGGGCCGCTTCGGCGCGTCCACGAGCGCTACCTCGCAGACGAGTCGACGACTCACGAAACGTTCGCCAACTCCGAGATCGCAACGGGCCGTGTCGGACTGAACGTCGATCTACAAGAGGCCACAGCACTCGACGACGAGACGCTCCTCGAGAAGGCCCACGCTGCCGAGAACGGCGAGAAATTCGCTCGGCTCTGGCGTGGAGACACCGGGGGATACGGGAGTAACTCGGAGGCGGACATGGCGCTGTGTTGCCTGCTCGCCTTCTGGACTGGCCGTGACCCACAGCGTGTCGACGACCTGTTTCGTCGGTCCGGCTTGCTCCGCACGAAGTGGGACGAGGTCCACTACGCCGATGGCTCGACGTATGGCGAGAAGACGGTCGAACGTGCCTGTCGACGGACCGACGAGGCGTACCGGGCGTCAGATCAGTCTGCCTGAGCAGCGATTTATCGACTTCGAGCGAGAGCAAGGGCGGCTCTGTTCTGTGTGAAAATCCGCGACTGAACACTCTCGGATGCAGAGACGATGCTCTCGTGAGTACTCGAGAGGAGTGAATTACAGTTATCCGACATGCGTGAGTAAACGTGGATATGGACCTCCCCGTTGCCTTTCGGACGCTGGCAGACTGGGCCAGTGATAGCTCCCCACTATACGAGACCCTTTGTCGTGGTATTGCAGAGGACCCGACTCTACTTGATCTCGCAGAGGAAGTGCCGGCAGATAGATGGGCGCCTCACGTCACGTTGAGCGCAGTCCATTATTTACTGCTAAACGGTGCCGACCATCCCCTCGCACGGTTCTATCCAAGCCTCACCGAGTCCCCGGAAGATCCAACCGAGGCGTATCCCCATTTCCACGACTTCTGTGTGGCCCACACAGACGACTTGATCCCGTTGTTGCGACACCGTCGGACGCAGACGAACGCCGTCGGCCGCTGTGCGGGCCTCTACCCGGCGTTCTGCTATATCGACCAACAAACACCCGGGTCGCTCGCACTTCTCGAACTTGGCGCAAGTGCAGGGCTGAATCTGAACTGGGACCGCTATGCCTACGAATACGACTCCAAACGGTTCGGAGCGAGTGATGCAACCGTGACCGTTCACAGCTCTGTCCGAGCCGGATCGCCGCCGCTTCAACAGACTCCACCAGCTGTGAACGCGCGTCTCGGTGTCGATCTCAATCCGCTCGACCCGACTGACGCAACTGACGCCGCGTGGTTGCGAGCGTTAGTCTGGCCGGAGCATACCGAGCGACTCGACGTCCTCGATACCGCAATCGAACACAGTCATGGGAATCCGCCGCAGGTCGTCGGTGACGACGCTGTCGAGACACTCGTGAAACACGCAGATTCACTGCCTAGAGATGGCCCACTCGTAGTGTATCACACGGCGCTCCTCTACCAGTTATCACAAGAGCAGCGAACCACCCTCCACCGAGCGCTCACGACCATTGGTGAAACCCGCCCAGTGTGGTGGCTGTCTGGCGATGGTGAGACCGAGGATCCGGGCACGTTCGGTCTCGAAGTCACACGGTTTCCCGATGGCGACACAGTTCGACTTGGCCGGTATGAACAACACGGCCGCTGGATCGACTGGTGTCAGTAAGTACGCCCGTCGTCGCGCCCACTGGTGAGACTATTCGTCGACACAAGAACGACGTCCATCACCCCCGAAGTAGCCGGACTACCTCGTCAGTCACAGACGACCTGACGGCCAGCACGTACTGTGCCCCCGGTTCGAACACCGTCTCCGGACCGGGGAACTCCCCGCCCTCCCTGTCGGCGACGACGAGTGCGCCATGTGGAAGGTTCACTGTCTCGAGCGACTTGCCAGCGACGGGCGCGTCCCTGGAGATCTCGATTTCGACGAGTTCCAACTCAGAGTTCACCTCCTCGATCGTTCGTACCCCACCGTCACTTACCGAGATCACCTCGTTCGCAGCCGAGTGTGCTGCCAGTTCTTCGGGGAACACGACGGCGTCGACCATCTCCTCGTACTCCTCGTCGTCGCCGTGGTCGATCCGTGCGACCGTTCGAACGTCGGGAGCGATTCGTTGGGCCGTCATACAGATGCCGAGGTTCGTCATCGCGCCGTAGTCGGTGAGCGCGGCACACACGTCGCTCCCGGCCACGTCCGCTTGTCGAAGGACACTCGGCCGACCGCCGTCGCCGTGGATGATCGTCGCGAT of the Salinirubrum litoreum genome contains:
- a CDS encoding ATP-binding protein; this translates as MRSHHVSDDAELAVIYGRRRLGKTALVKQSLNQYDDAVVYQAKQKTSALQLQQFVDAAADSYPGVTRIREDWEEILGYLAEQDAIIVLDEFPYLVEQDGSLPSVLQAMFDHELEESAATFVLVGSSISMMEEAALLGNSPLYGRSSLKLDIRQLPFEAAMEFFDGAYTPDEQVLTWGVFGGVPYYLEEVSPEATLGENIQQTILSRHGTLHNEPDYVLRMELTEPTRYFSIIEAIASGSTSRNEIAGTTGIDYNQLSKYLNRLSRLRLVDQHVPVTEQKERSKRSRYRIRDPFFRFWFHFVYGTGEQYDELGADGYDVLIQPELADFVSHSFEELCCSALRSLYPEYTITQTGQWWYGEHEVDVVGLTAGDTLIVGECKFQQAPLGYDALSKLERHVEELRWTPDDGGSRVETYALFSRSGFKQSVVEAASERERLRLFTVDDVVTALGI
- a CDS encoding PD-(D/E)XK nuclease family protein — protein: MSRNRDIRQEFERFAQRYSTLETVPETPRTLLDVIEHSLGTQEKAEVYATRLLRYFLDPSESHGLDDILLRQFIELFPEESAFQEDRTDLSDVTVETEVKVNGAAKLGGTRESDRTGYVDLVVSLPAEWFLMVEVKFYAGENNLTGDRRPQTEFYQAATHVDGVDKDNYESGEYYLYLHPNDTAQATADGFESMAWSTVTSEIIAPVLADHSPRLPQRTVNQLHEFTDDIEDLTGMSEESANRQEKIELYIDHYDAISDVQSTFEGRWEEFTNEWGDLLAETCSDSIRNEWIFRDGTDDWAFLFKHDWWRDAETLEPLGRTETNNNTLRVGFLHRLEHNRDLAVGDRELKFYFRNTPPNRHTTSGDTNFRDEFVANFEARTDSIGDELPEAAYLTGNMHNVIEATYDIPVAEYDDYFEAYLSALNTAFNEHVIENPQLVAELEDAYSETLENFR
- a CDS encoding potassium channel family protein is translated as MPSKDLRIVIVGGGHVGYHTAERLSNRGHDIVIIEKDEDRVEFLSDQYIATIIHGDGGRPSVLRQADVAGSDVCAALTDYGAMTNLGICMTAQRIAPDVRTVARIDHGDDEEYEEMVDAVVFPEELAAHSAANEVISVSDGGVRTIEEVNSELELVEIEISRDAPVAGKSLETVNLPHGALVVADREGGEFPGPETVFEPGAQYVLAVRSSVTDEVVRLLRG
- a CDS encoding DUF2332 domain-containing protein — its product is MDLPVAFRTLADWASDSSPLYETLCRGIAEDPTLLDLAEEVPADRWAPHVTLSAVHYLLLNGADHPLARFYPSLTESPEDPTEAYPHFHDFCVAHTDDLIPLLRHRRTQTNAVGRCAGLYPAFCYIDQQTPGSLALLELGASAGLNLNWDRYAYEYDSKRFGASDATVTVHSSVRAGSPPLQQTPPAVNARLGVDLNPLDPTDATDAAWLRALVWPEHTERLDVLDTAIEHSHGNPPQVVGDDAVETLVKHADSLPRDGPLVVYHTALLYQLSQEQRTTLHRALTTIGETRPVWWLSGDGETEDPGTFGLEVTRFPDGDTVRLGRYEQHGRWIDWCQ
- the tnpA gene encoding IS200/IS605 family transposase, with the protein product MKTTRHATYNLNYHIVWIPKYRQSVLVSDVATRVRDILHEIADEKGLEIINLTVQPDHIHLFVSSPPKHAPSLLANWFKGISSRKYNHRYADHDGEKIKWARGYYAGTAGHVSSETVEKYIQ
- a CDS encoding DUF6166 domain-containing protein, whose product is MYDENPTHRPPLTGYRGRYAQRHAIVERLPDRTRLSPARSRTLQTHSRAFEWGYAGSGPSQLALAILLDYTRDERLALDHYRAFTRDVITNLEGSWELSTDDIDRELTTLGTRASDQQASPVEERLDG
- a CDS encoding cytochrome P450; this translates as MAFDRPPMTRSPSAGDTTAVPPSPDGIPILGNGLAFARNPIDAIKRWSSLGDIVRLEIPGQTMYLVTGPELIEQILVAEHERFTISPAQRETFRGIEDHAVTTTTGDRWERLRSTLRPAFSRGAMDRYADRIVDTAATYIEQWDDGERIDLYREMRLLTVRILADTLLDVDIRGQEDVVMNAADALVDRANFRRPGQLLPDWIPTPTDRRFERAVSDLDAYVDDLIADRKDRERGDDLCSVLLDARDAGDLSSEEVRHNVVAMLLAGHDSPSVALTHVWRLLDEHPDVQNALQEEYVAVVDGDRPTGESYITLEQTQNAVSETLRLYPPTLGITRQATEPVTLDGYDLSAGAQFLCPQWPVHRDDRFWSEPTAFDPTRWEDPAVRPEYAYFPFSGGPRNCIGIHFARQELTLVVATILGEVELDVTVDEPLKFTPSLQLRPESDITATVHRQ